The following coding sequences lie in one Calditerrivibrio sp. genomic window:
- a CDS encoding YraN family protein — MRQKTIGQEGEDTACTYLEDKGFKILHRNFRCRFGEIDIIAQKGNIIVFVEVKKRGSYRFGKGYEAVSQKKIEKIIKTAEYFMMAQKGEYLCRFDVISIDSDQIEHIENAFTT; from the coding sequence ATGAGACAAAAGACCATCGGGCAAGAGGGTGAGGATACTGCATGTACCTATCTTGAGGATAAGGGGTTTAAAATATTGCATCGAAATTTTAGGTGTAGGTTTGGTGAAATCGATATTATTGCCCAAAAAGGCAATATTATTGTGTTTGTTGAGGTAAAAAAAAGGGGATCTTATAGATTTGGCAAAGGGTATGAAGCTGTTTCTCAGAAAAAGATTGAAAAGATCATTAAAACTGCCGAGTATTTCATGATGGCTCAAAAAGGTGAGTATCTTTGTAGATTTGATGTAATATCCATAGATAGTGACCAAATTGAACATATCGAAAATGCTTTTACAACTTAG